A single region of the Ziziphus jujuba cultivar Dongzao chromosome 10, ASM3175591v1 genome encodes:
- the LOC132799584 gene encoding uncharacterized protein LOC132799584 yields the protein MAAFGASSTPNLMPMTAMMKLDGTNYQKWKKTLVMNLTFMKLDLALEIDPPEIPIDESTVAAKKLYEDWKHSNKCCMMMMENYMDEAIYASIPKVDTAKGLLEEIGKKFIKFDMNEKHHYLDLLNNTKYDGIKGVRDHIMLLSSYYNKLKDLKMDIGEEFLTYSIMRSLPSQFDNIRSSLNTKKEGCSLEELTTILVKEEDDIKLSKSRSVAMVSHQVDKSKKFFQKKGHGFKPGQGFKPGQGFNPNRKKFSGMKPKGPRDGGFQIRERKEYFNGRCGYCNKVGHKKIDCWTLKGKQEKKGDDKPKGPNQS from the exons atggctgcgtttggag ctagtagcaccccaaatcttatgcctatgactgccatgatgaaattggatgggacaaattatcagaaatggaagaaaaccttagttatgaatttgaccttcatgaaattggatttggctttggagatagatccaccagagattcCGATTGATGAAAGTACTGtagcagctaagaaactttatgaggattggaagcactctaataagtgctgtatgatgatgatggagaattacatggatgaggccatatatgctagtattcctaaagtggatactgcaaagggacttcttgaggagataggaaagaagtttatcaagtttgatatgaatgagaagcatcattatttggacctattgaacaataccaagtatgatggtattaaaggagtaagggaccatattatgctactttcctcctattataataagctgaaggatcttaagatggacattggagaggagttcttgacctattctataatgaggagtcttccatcacagtttgataatataaggtcgagtttgaatactaagaaagaaggttgtagtttggaggaattgactactatccttgtcaaggaagaggatgatattaaattaagtaagtctaggtctgttgctatggtttcacatcaggtagataagtccaagaagtttttccaaaagaagggacatggattcaagccaggacaaggtttcaagcctgggcagggttttaaccccaataggaagaagttttctggtatgaagcctaaaggacctagggatggtggttttcagattagagaaaggaaagagtacttcaatggaaggtgtggatactgcaataaagttgggcacaagaagatagactgttggaccttaaagggaaagcaagagaagaaaggggatgataagccgaaggggcccaaccaatcttga